A genomic segment from Odontesthes bonariensis isolate fOdoBon6 chromosome 8, fOdoBon6.hap1, whole genome shotgun sequence encodes:
- the redic1 gene encoding uncharacterized protein redic1, producing MNWVGGSRNRLVMRNDAKKQREFFEKRKIQQRLKHLGVSPPVPCSGDTFSGSTDLMTLFIVNQIATKKANQDPPKVAVLGSKGGSKHRRNQPLVLPMSPCSPSQLSLAESPSQCSAQGNRKRKNALPQIFSRCQQLSPVLESAFSDNSASDYLPHGTHPPSPSSSPSSSPSSASSRQGIFPRQMRLNQTQMQTLPHFSPPPWDASLQTTFQPFSQPRGMTDAWTCRPSEPLFHLETPTAAQLLFGSPNPDCQTKGRRHGRHAATFLSQPEDGGPAVDLTLNQAETQQLFEDDASGRFGDEDERGVSASHFGKSKIYLTDEASVRSSALQTVPDPQSMGAEPSSCTDMNSPLNAWEYSPGCCCRADYLSSDSQDEEGCEMCLPAHISHMDHACCADLLHINSQRSPKLFRPRPLAPQTKSQMIFGDDQEVMNNFVCPEKAFQRSIAPSPSPHLPTQRPESCKCNKLSTETRDAGTQTTYSCTPETRDASAQCSFDANTEASGFSSDQPDVGVSGRLPATRGQSRTEPPTLTASLKNRRGEEKPTAWTAKAVHKFLQRPKDSFLDVLSIRGNENVEGGDGRQHENRPLMEVTSGVNRPLMEVTSGVNHPLMGVTSGVNRPLMEVTSGVNRPLMEVTSRVNRPLMEVTSRVNRPLMEVTSGVNALSEEVETLKEIADILLMLKQRRQEE from the exons ATGAACTGGGTCGGGGGTTCAAG GAACCGGTTGGTGATGAGAAATGATGCAAAAAAGCAGAGG GAATTTtttgaaaagagaaaaatacagCAAAGACTGAAGCACCTGGGAGTCTCTCCGCCGGTGCCCTGCTCAGGAGACACATTTTCGGGCAGCACTGACCTCATGACCCTTTTTATTGTCAACCAGATTGCCACCAAGAAAGCAAATCAAG ATCCTCCTAAAGTAGCAGTTCTTGGCAGCAAAGGAGGATCCAAACACAGGAGAAACCAGCCCCTCGTGCTCCCAATGAGCCCCTGTTCCCCCTCACAGCTGAGCCTCGCAGAGAGCCCGTCTCAGTGCag TGCTCaaggaaacagaaagagaaagaatgCCCTTCCACAAATATTCAGCCGGTGTCAACAG TTGTCACCAGTGCTGGAGTCGGCGTTTTCAGATAACAGTGCATCAGACTACCTGCCACACGGGACTCACCCCCCCAGCCCTTCCTCATCCCCCTCCTCATCCCCCTCCTCAGCCTCCTCACGTCAAG GAATATTCCCCCGGCAGATGAGGCTGAACCAGACTCAGATGCAGACTCTCCCCCACTTCTCCCCTCCACCCTGGGACGCCTCATTACAGACCACG TTTCAGCCGTTCTCTCAGCCCAGAGGCATGACGGACGCCTGGACCTGCAGACCGAGCGAACCCCTCTTCCACCTGGAGACCCCCACAGCCGCCCAGCTCCTCTTTGGAAGTCCAAACCCCGACTGTCAGACCAAAGGGAGACGTCACGGGCGACACGCAGCCACCTTCCTCAGCCAGCCGGAGGACGGCGGGCCCGCGGTGGACCTCACGCTCAACCAGGCGGAAACCCAACAGCTGTTTGAGGACGACGCCTCCGGGAGGTTCGGTGATGAAGATGAACGAGGAG TTTCAGCTTCTCACTTTGGAAAATCTAAAATATATCTCACGGACGAAGCATCAGTCAGATCCTCAGCACTACA AACTGTGCCCGACCCTCAGTCCATGGGAGCTGAG cCCTCCAGTTGCACCGACATGAACTCCC CTCTGAATGCTTGGGAATATTCTCCAGGCTGCTGTTGCAGAGCAGATTACCTCAGTTCAGACTCCCAGGAT GAAGAAGGCTGTGAGATGTGTCTCCCAGCTCATATTTCTCACATGGATCATGCTTGTTGTGCAGATCTTCTCCACATAAACTCTCAGAGGAGTCCAAAACTCTTCCGGCCTCGGCCTCTCGCCCCACAGACGAAATCCCAAATGATCTTTGGAGACGACCAAGAAGTTATGAACAACTTTGTCTGCCCAGAAAAGGCCTTTCAACGCAGCATAGCTCCGTCTCCGTCTCCTCACCTTCCCACTCAGAGGCCAGAGTCGTGCAAATGCAACAAATTATCGACTGAAACCCGAGATGCGGGAACTCAAACCACGTACAGCTGCACACCCGAGACTCGCGACGCGTCCGCTCAGTGCAGCTTTGATGCAAACACCGAAGCTTCGGGTTTCAGCTCAGATCAGCCAGACGTTGGCGTGTCGGGACGACTTCCAGCCACCAGGGGGCAGAGTCGCACCGAGCCACCGACGCTCACGGCTTCCCTGAAAAACAGGAGAGGTGAAGAGAAGCCGACGGCTTGGACAGCCAAGGCCGTCCACAAGTTCCTGCAGAGGCCCAAAGACTCCTTTCTGGATGTTCTGAGCATCAGAG GTAACGAGAATGTGGAGGGCGGAGACGGGCGGCAGCACGAGAACCGCCCTCTGATGGAGGTCACATCCGGGGTGAACCGCCCTCTGATGGAGGTCACATCCGGGGTGAACCACCCTCTGATGGGGGTCACATCCGGGGTGAACCGCCCTCTGATGGAGGTCACATCCGGCGTGAACCGCCCTCTGATGGAGGTCACATCCAGGGTGAACCGCCCTCTGATGGAGGTCACATCCAGGGTGAACCGCCCTCTGATGGAGGTCACATCCGGCGTGAACGCGCTCTCCGAGGAGGTCGAGACGCTTAAGGAGATCGCCGACATTTTGCTCATGCTGAAgcagaggaggcaggaggagtgA